Below is a window of Osmia bicornis bicornis chromosome 8, iOsmBic2.1, whole genome shotgun sequence DNA.
agaaataaaaattcgagcTAATGCCAATGAAAATAGACGACTCGCAATCAGCACAGTCTATTAACGCGTGTAATTCAATTTGACCAGATTGTACAATCGCTATTTACACCTCGGTGTAAAGAGAAAGCTATAAAATCTCTCTCAACAAATTTACACgttgtttgaaaaaataaaaattgcctCACACGTTATTACGACATACAGGACCTTTTTCCATagatcctttttttttattctcgcGCGTTAACCTTGAATCAGAGGAATCagaaaatagtaatttatacttttttgTCCGAGCTAAGAATCTTCGAGACATCTTGCAAAATCCTGCCTTTTTTTGTTTCTAATTAACAACGTTaatagaaaagagaagaaacggTGAAATGTCGACACGCATAGTTCGCGTAACTAAGTCATCGattaaattgaatgaaatCACGATCGGAAGGATAGAATTCtgttaaatacatttttcatgtacaccctgtacataaaGGTAAAGGAAGATCGAAGGAGCGAGGAATGATTGATCAATGGCGAAATTGAAGCCCCATCGGGAGCAAGACACTAGCTCCGCCTTAATTCGGGACCAGAAACCCGTAATTTTCATTGTCGACGCCGCTTATTATTTCTCGATTTTGCAACAGCCTCGTGGCCGTACGACATTGCGCAATTTAACAATGAAGAATCTGCTAGATTCTCTTTCTATCAATACTAATTGTTTTCGCAACTTgcgattaaataaaattcaattcaaacgAAACACTGTGATACAATCGATAAACGTATCGATAATGTCGCATCGTAACGCATGTAATATTCGATTACGTTCCCTACgattcattattatttcataaattaaattttcactcACCCCATTACTGCGTCAACACGCGTCCGACATTCAGCAATGCTCGACGAAAACTGCTCCGTGCTACCGTAGTCAAAGGGTACTGTTTACAATCGGTGCCTCGTATCTTGTTTACCTGCGCCGAAGGAAGCTATTAAACAGGATTAACACGATACAATCCCAATCTGTATTATCCTATCATAATCTCTATACCTATGTTAGAAATACTAAATGGTGTAATATCAACGTTTAATTTGTTAGTTTATAGGTTACGCATTGGGTAGTTTATACATTTGCTCAATTTATATCCTATACTAATAAATCACTTAGGTTAGACAGCTACGCAATAGTATGTCAGTGTATAGTTCGAGAAGATAGGTTATaaacattattaaatatcaatatattgtaattaacTTTACCTTCAAATCGGACAGACACAAATGCTTGGACAAAATTGGCGGGCTTGAAACTTATTTATGATGTCACGAAGACTGGTCGATAAAGATCCAACACCATCTACACTGTACGGTCGCTGGCGCGTTACTGACTGTAGATTTTCACGACGCGACGCCTTTGAGCTTCTGGAACGTCCGTAGACGTCGCTACTGTACAATAAGAATTTTCATTACGAATTTAAAAGCtggaaaaataattgcaacatatgtacattttaaaattataataaatttcaatatacatagtaatttatttagttaagaaataattataaaattaaaagaccTTCTCCCCGCGTTCCCACTCTAACGAGCAGGTGCAAGAAACATATGGAATAAAACTAATGGGGAATCGCTATGGAAACACATACGATGCTTCGTTCCATCTATTGAACGAATTTTGCCACATTTTTACGTTGAACGTCAAACTCTGCTCAATGAGTGCCAATAACAGTGAAGAAAAATATGACGcatcgaagaaaaaaatggCTTTCGTTGAAAGAGATCTTTATTTAAAACCATTGCTCAGGCTGAAGCAACAGGAGGATATCTTGGAGAAAGGACTTATTGCTGCGAttgaaaacattaaattagATTCGAATTTATGGCGGGAGGTTGTTCACGAGTATAAAGAAATGACAATGAAAAGGTACTTTTTGAAAGAAAGACTAATTGCCtgttttaagaaattttaatctctCTTATTTATCAGGCAGAATTTGTTTAACGctatgtataaaaatatggaaaatatCTCTACGGAAATGGAGTCTGTGAAGCACATTGCAAGACATCCGGAAGAAATACAAAACCTAGGTACGTAGACCCTAGGTACCCTTCACcctataataaatataattcataaAAGGAACACGTCTGCTTGTGTTTATGTTTAGATATAAATACGTACAAACTAAAATTGATCAAACTTTCGCAAAAAATGCAGGATTTGAAGAAATCTTGCTGCATCGAGCCTCTATTGCAGGAACAGGCAGTTCTCGAGGCTGAATTACGCGAATTTCAGCCGAGTATTCAAAAATACGAGAATATACAGAAGAACGTAACATCTTCGGGCTCGAACAAAATGGAGACTAAAAAAGAGACTCAAGATTACAAGGACGTTCATGATTTCCATGCACTGGTTGCACTAACCggtaaattatttcatttaacatTCGAAATGGGGTTGTAAGTTTCAAGGAAAAATGTTGCACAGGGCATACCGGAAACTGGAGCATGGAGGACCAtctattttttctaaaaatgcGAAAAAAATGCGAGAACGTTCCAGCTTTGGTAGCAGCTATCCAAAAGAAATATCCGGATTTGTCCGTGGAAAGTATAGTGAACCACGAATCATGGTACAAACAGTACGAAAATTTGCGCGAGAAGCAGAGGGCAGCGGTGACGGAATGGCGGAAGCGGAAAGAGCGAGAGAAAATGAGGAACATCGAGCAACTTGAGAAAAGTACG
It encodes the following:
- the LOC114879938 gene encoding coiled-coil domain-containing protein 112-like; the encoded protein is MGNRYGNTYDASFHLLNEFCHIFTLNVKLCSMSANNSEEKYDASKKKMAFVERDLYLKPLLRLKQQEDILEKGLIAAIENIKLDSNLWREVVHEYKEMTMKRQNLFNAMYKNMENISTEMESVKHIARHPEEIQNLDINTYKLKLIKLSQKMQDLKKSCCIEPLLQEQAVLEAELREFQPSIQKYENIQKNVTSSGSNKMETKKETQDYKDVHDFHALVALTGHTGNWSMEDHLFFLKMRKKCENVPALVAAIQKKYPDLSVESIVNHESWYKQYENLREKQRAAVTEWRKRKEREKMRNIEQLEKSTNLRESEDVSNEMDKGKRMTVSRKVKSCPVETKRTNESAGSNTVEKKELIRKWRMEKESKRSMDEEQLRMQAKLKREIEGNKRQKYREKIQEALEEYRRKKSFEGASKELNERWKEKYKFDATLIKAFRKQDEEYTKKRRDLIERSKKPSKSETIGIKKMELVDARTYSTFLKSTKVWREKCKATSWTNHSDDTRYIKDIPRICIRWRNEESEDLNI